In Ruminiclostridium josui JCM 17888, the genomic window GACGAAGGATATTTTCTCACAATGGAGTAAAACCTGTTTTTCTTTACATTACCTGTTAGTGACGCACCCAGTGTATTTTTCATTTTGGTATAAGTACTGTACACAGCCTCAAAAGCATCTTTGCGAACTCTTCTGTCCCTGCTTTCCAGAAATGTAGTATATCTGCCCTTTGTAACTTCTACTTCCTCTCCTTTTTCATCCCGAATATATGGGAATTTTATATCTGCGTTATTGTACATGGTGAATATATCACCTGCTGTTCCAGATATTTCTGTGGAAAGTGCAAGTATCTGTTCTTCCTTCTCAGATAAAATGTGCTCTTTTTGTCTCAAGTTTTCCTGTACCATAAACATGTACACAGAAAGCTCTTTATTTGAATTCATAAAGGACATCAGCTTCTCTTCTGGTATTGCCAACATTTCAGGAATAATAAATGAAATTGCGGTATAAACCTCTGTAGCAAGTGTAGATGCTCTTTCTGTCAATGCCTGATAGGTTGAATTTCCGTTATCCTCATCCCTTTTCATTCTTGCATATACAAAAACTTTGTCATTAAGGGATAATAATTCATCACTTTTCTTAAAGCAGTCAAGAAGTGTATCAGCACTATTCCCAAGCTTGCCCTTGAAGTCTCCCATCTGTACTGCTAATTCTTTAACTGTCTTGAAGTCCTTTTCCCACGAATCCGTGTCCTTGTATATATCCTCAAGTTTCCATTTAAACCTATCCTCAATATCTTTTCTCTTTGGAAGTGTCTTTCCTGAAGCCATTTTTTTACCTCCGTTTTTCCTAATATAGTTTGAATTACTGGTTATTATATTAGCTCTATTATTTAATATCTCACTATATTTAATAATTATAAAACAACCTATTATCTTTTTCCATGCATTTCCTATATAAAGTTTATTTACAGTCTGATTTTAAATAAAAATAGCCTTGAAATGTTGAAAATTTTTTAGTATACTATGATAGTTATTAAAAGGAATTATTTGTTTACGCGCCCGTAGCTCAGCAGGATAGAGCGTCGGTTTCCTAAACCGCAGGTCGCACGTTCGAATCGTGTCGGGCGTACCAAGTTAAAAAACCGCTTAACTTTAGAAATACAGATAAGCGGTTTTTTATTATCCTTTTGAAAGAAAGTGAAATTATGATTGTAAGTGCAAGTAGAAGGACTGACATACCAGCGTATTATTCAGATTGGTTCTTTAATAGAATAAAAGAAAAATACGTTCTAGTCAGAAATCCAATGAATATACATCAGGTCAGCAAAATAAATTTATCACCAGATGTTGTAGATTGTATTGTTTTTTGGACTAAAAATCCTAAACCAATTATAAACAGACTTAATGAACTGGAAACTTATAATTACTATTTTCAGTTTACTATTACTTCATACAGTAATGATGTTGAAGAAAATTTACCATCTAAAAATAATGAGATAATTAAAACTTTTAAAACTTTATCCGATATAGTAGGTCCTGAAAAAGTTATATGGAGATATGATCCGATTTTTATTAATAACAAATATACATTAGATTACCATATTAATTATTTTGAAAAATTGGCAAAACATTTAGATAATTATACAAGAACGTGTACAATCAGCTTTTTAGATTTCTATAGTAAAATAAAAAGCAATATTAAAACCCTTCAAGTTCAACCTGCTCAATTGTCTGAAAAAAGACTTATTGCAGAAAGCTTTTCAAAAATAGCTAAAAATCATAATATATCAATAAATACATGTGCCGAAGATATTAACCTTAATGACTTAGGTATAACACATGCGAAATGTATTGATGATAAGCTAATTTCAAAAATTGTTGGGTGCCCTATAGAAGTTGGTAAGGACAAAAATCAAAGGCTAGAATGTGGCTGTGTAGCAAGCATTGATATTGGATTATATAATACTTGCCTTAATGGTTGTAAATATTGCTATGCAAATCATAGCTTAAATACTGTCAAAAAGAATTATGATAACTATGATTCAAAATCACCACTGTTGTGTAGTAAACTCAGTGCCAATGATATTATAAGTATTAGAGAAGTAAAATCTTTTATAAATTCTCAATTAAACCTAATTGGGGAAACTTAAGAAGGCTATTTTAATCCCAGCCTGTTTATTCTGCAGTTTGTTGAACTTCGCCATCTACACTATATCTTATTTTTCTCTGATAAACATTGAAAACTACCATTGAAACCAGCAAAAGCACAGAACACACCATAAACATTACAGTGTAATTAAAATATTGAGAAATTCCTCCCCCAATAATAGGCCCCAATCCCTGCCCTATATCAGCCCCAATATAATACGTACTGGTTGCAACACCTACCCTGCTTGGACTTACTCTCTTGATACTCTCCGACTGAAGTGATACCTGACCGCCGCCTTGCCCGATAGATTTTAATACGGATGCGACTATCAGCAGTCCGAGAGTGGGTGCAACTCCTATCAATACCATGGAAATCGCTGAAACTATAAGTGAAATATTAACTATTATAGCCAAGCCTGTTTTATCAACTATCCTCCCTACAAACAACCGTAAAAGAAAAACTACAACTGCCCCTACCGAAAAGAATATCCCAACATTTGCAATGTTTCTTTCTTTTCCTAAAAGAATTAAGAAGGAACTTACCACCCCGTTTCCAAAAGAAAACATACCACCAATTATGGCATAAATAATACCCTCTTTAGCAATTAATGCATCAATAGTCAGCTTACTTCTTGCCCTTACATTTTCCATCTTGTTTTCCTCAGCTGGATACTTTAAACACAGCAGCAATGCAGCTCCTAAAAATGACAACAAAGTAATAACAATAAACAACGTCTGGAACCCGTACTTGTCAACCACGTATATCCCTAAATTGGGCCCAATAATAGATGCCACTACCTGCCCAATTCCATAGTAGCCTATCCCTTCCCCCAAACGCTCCTTGGGAATAAACCTGGTAGCAAGAGCAATATTTACTGTACTACTGACACCAAAGGCAACTCCATGAAGCACCCTAAAGAAAAAAAGCACCGGAATACTTGAAGAAAAAAAGTATCCTATAACTGATAATCCAATAACTACGTTTGCCCCAATGCACAGGTACTTTTTATTAAAAAAATCTGCCATCATTCCCGCAAATGGACGCATAACTAGTGCCGCAACAGAAAAAATTCCAGATATCACACCTGCCATAGCTAATGAGTTCTGAATATCCATTGAATATTTAGAAATGACGGTATAAACCATATTAAAACCAGTAGCAGTTATAAGGCTTACAGCAATCAAAAAAATAAAAGCTCTGCTCCACAATACGCTTATATTTTTTTCACTCTTATTATTTATATTGTCAGAAGAAGACATTCGTACCGGAACTACCTCCTCAGTGCAGGATATATCATTTTTTAAATGCTTTAAAATTAGAATATACCTCCTTGTACAATTATTTTGTATTAAATCAGTGACCAAAGCCACTGTTCGACCCATTAAAAGTCATAGTTAACATAACACTTCAAATTTTATTCTTTTCCAAACATCAAGCACATCATCCGGCTTCACATCTTAGCCATTATGCCAGCGTTTGTTGGCCTGAACTTTGACAATCATGTATAATATCTTCCGGACTTGGAAGGTGTGTGTTTCACCTCCTGGGACGGACCTTGGCGGGCCGATTACCCGTATGAAAGAGTATTTTTCCATTCCGGTAAGTCTACATGATTTGGCTGGTTGAGGCCAGCTTTTTAGCTGGTTCCTCGTGTCACATGCAAGGTTGTTTGCTTACATGAGAAGGAATGGAGGCTTTTAAGTCCATTAATTTTTTAAGGAGGCATTTTGATGAATTTCAGACCTATTGCAGGAATCGATGTAGGTAAATTCTTCAGTGAGATGGCAATTCTTTCTCCATCCAATGAAGTGATTGCCCGCATGAAGATCCACCATGATTCCAGTTCTGACGTTGAAAGAGTCGTTGAATTACTGAAAAAAACGGAAAAGGACTTTGATTCTAGGCCTTTCGTCGTCATGGAATCCACCGGGCACTATCACAAAATCCTTTTCCATTCACTTTGTAAAGCTGGATTGGAGGTCTCCATCATAAACCCCATCCAGACTGATTCTATCAAAAATATTGGAATCAGAAAAGTGAAAAATGATAAAGCTGATGCCCGGAAAATTGCCCTGCTATACAGATTTCAGGAGCTTAAAACTACTAATATCCCCGATGAGGATATTGAATGCCTGCGAAGTCTTTGCCGACAGTACTACAAGCTCTCTGACGAACTTACTGCCTACAAAAACAGGCTTACGGGTATTGTTGACCAACTCATGTTAAACTTCAAGGATGTATTCCCCAACATCTTTTCAAAGGCTGCTCTTGCAGTATTGGAGAAATATCCTACGCCTGCGCATATTCTTAAAGCGAACAGGAACAAGTTGATTGCACTGATCCAGAAGAATTCTCGCAGAAGCCTTAAGTGGTCAACTGCAAAGTATAATCTTTTGGTCTCCAAAGCCAGAGAGTTTGCGCCTTTGACTGTTCATAATTCCTCGAACATTGCTATGCTGGGTGTCTACATATCCATGATCAGAACTCTGGAAGATAACTTGGCGAAGGTCCTAAAAACCATTCATCTATTGATCGCTGAAGATATGGCAAAGGATATGCCCATGCTAGCATTAACTCTTGAACTTTTTCAGAGCCTGCCAGGTATTGGCCTTCTTACTGCTGCCACCATTCTAGCAGAAATCGGCGATTTTTCCGCTTTCTCTAAGCCGGGAAAACTGGTTGCTTACTTTGGCATTGACCCCTCTGTGATGCAATCCGGAGAATTTACCGGCACACGGAATAAAATGTCCAAGAGAGGTTCCAGGCTACTTCGCAGGGTTCTTTTTACAACTGCTCTTGCCAATATCCGAACTAAGCGGAATAAAGAGGCTTGCAACCCTGTATTACTTGAATTCTACAAGCAAAAATGCCAGAGTAAACCTAAGAAGGTAGCTTTGGGAGCAGTTATGCGTAAGATCATCATTTACATCTTTGCTGTTCTAAGGGACAGAAAACCGTACCAGTTACGCAGTCCTCAGGAACATGCTCAGATATTAGCAGCAAAGCATATAGCAGCTTAGCAGTACCTGCACTTGATGTTTAGTTTTCAAGGATCAGTATTTCATTTTAGACCAGCTATTTTATGTCTACTTCGCAAAGGTGGTCTTGTTGTTATGCATTTTTTCTATGTCAGGAGTTTTCAAAAATTCATAAAGCTTTTTCTTAAAAACTCTTGACTTTAATTAGCTGGTCTTATATTTAATGTCGGCATCTAAGAAAACTATCTGTCGGATGTATTATGTTAATGTGGGTATGAATACAAGATTCCGGGATAAAGAATCCCCTAATATTTATTAAAATAATAAATCTATTTCATAAAACATTCTAATAATAATAGGTTTGCTATTTCGTTTTACCAATAAAATTATTATAGTTATACTTCTATATCCTGTCAATCACAAGAGCTGAATGTATCTTACCTGGCCTTAAAACATTGTACTTATTTCTATATATTGACATTTGCAAAGGAATGATATACAATTGCAATAAGGTTGCTAAAACGATATTGCAAATTTCTTAACTAAATGCTTCCAACTCTATTTTCAGTTTAGAACGACAGGAGTCTAATCTAATTTAGGATGAGTGATAAAATTGAGTTTAGTCTTAAAACAATTTGAAGTACAAAGTAAAAAAAGAGATGCAAACAACATAAATTTTATAGCAGTGACACTCATGAAAATTACTACAACTTTGCATCAGCTCATGGTAAAGCCCAGGATGTCCATATAGTTGACGCTGAACTTGCTGGAAATTTATTTCCGGATTCCGCAGAAACCGGACGGTTCACTAAGCAACAGTCACAATAAAGGTAATAATGTAAAAACATTTTTACAATAATTTATAACTTACCGCTTTCCCAGCCAAAAAGCTGAAATGGAAACATTTTAAAAGGAGGAAGTATTTTATGGGCAAGAAAAAATCACTAAAGCGCTTTATTACTGCGCTAGCTGTTTTCTCTATGGTATTTACGAACTTTATCGGTTCTTGGTCCGGGGTCTCTGCAGCTGCCGCAAAAGGTAATCCTGCGTTTAAGCAAACAACTAAGGAACTGACAGTTGGGCAAACCTTTACTTTGGATATTATCAATAAGCAGTCAGGTGCAACTTACCAATGGAGCAGCAGTAATAAAAAAATAGCTACAGTAACTCAGAAAGGGGTTGTTAAGGCAGTCTCAGCTGGTACTGCAACAATTTCCTGCAAAATAACAAAAAATAAAAAGTCTACTACTATAAAGGCAAAAATTGTTGTTAAAAAGGCAGCTCCTAAACCTGCCCCACAACCAGCAAAAGTACCGGTTGATAAAAATGGATTTGATTCAAAAGGAAGAATGGTTGCTTATTTTGGCTCACCCGTTATTGACGGTAAAGTGGATGGCGCTTGGAGCAAAGCACAAGTAGTTACACCGAAATTTGTAACACCTAATATAACTACAAAAGCTACCTTTAAAGCCTTATGGGATGATAATGCTTTATATATACTTGCAGAAGTAAAAGATAAATCCTTAAGCGTAAAATCTGATACACCATATATGCAAGATTCTATGGAAATCTTCTTGGATGAAAATAACGATAAGACTCAAGAATATGGTCTTGATGATTTACACTTTAGAGTTAATTGTGAAAATTCACAATCTGTGGATACCGGAGATATTGCTAGATTCTACACGGCTACAACTAAAGTAAAGGACGGATATATAGTAGAAGCAAGAGTTGCATTTAAAACAAAACCGGCAAACAACAAGGTAATGGGAATAGAATTACAGATTAACGAAGCAAAAGATACGGAGAGATTGGGTACTATTAACGTTTTTGATTCTACAGGAAGCGCATGGAATGACACTGCCAAATTTGGTGAAATATTGCTTACAGGTAAGGCAAATGGAGCAGTTAGCGGATTAAATCCTTATGATCTTATAAAGTTAATAGAAAGCACTCAAAAAATGGATTTCACACTTTACAAAAATCCTAATATAGTGAAAGATGCTATTAAAACCGCTCAAGCAGTACTTGCTGACAAAAAAGCAACTCAGAAACAAATTGATGCTCAATATTCTGCAATAAAAGCAGCAATCGAAAAATTGGTTCTCACAGATGAAGCTGCAAATGAAAAGTACTTTAAAGCAGTTCCCGACAAGTATAGAATAGAGGCTGATAAACAGGGAACTATTGTTAGCTTGGAATACTACGCAGACAATTTAAAAAATGGAAAAGATCTTAAGAAAATGAATGTATATCTTCCTTACGGTTATGATGCTTCCGATAAAAGCAAAAAGTATAATGTTTTATATTTGATGCACGGCGGTGGTGAGAATGAGAACCTTATTTTTGGAGGACCTGGTCAAAATAAAGAAATGAAGAAAATCATAGACAATATGATTGCAAATGGTGATATTGAACCCCTTATTGTTGTAACACCTACATTTTACGGTGGAAAAGATGATACTGCACTCTTCCATGAAGAATTAATAAAAAATGTTGTTCCTTTGGTAGAAACTACGTATAATACATACGCAAAATCAGCATCTTTAGAAGATTTAAAAGCTTCCAGAGAGCATAGAGCCTTCGGCGGATTCTCTATGGGTTCAGTAACAACCTGGTATACATTCATTCACTGTCTTGACTATTTCAAATACTATATGCCATTAAGCGGAGACTGTTGGATATTAGGTGAAAAAGCAGGAAGCGAAAAAGCAACTCTAACAGCTGAATATCTTGCAAAGGTTGCAAAAGATTCCGGTTATACACCCCAAGATTATTACTTGTTCTGTGCAACAGGCAGCCTGGACATTGCATATCCTAACTTGAAGCCGCAGATAGATGCTATGAAGGAATTAAAAGATACCTTTATTTATTCTTCTGATACAAAGAAAGGAAACTTCTATTTCATAGTAAGCGATGGCGGCACACATGCTTGGAATTGGGTAAATCAGTATATTTATGATATATTACCTGATTTATTTAAATAGAAAATTACATATCTCCTCATTAATATGTAATTCATAAGTTGTAAAAAGAAATAAGAAAAAGCACCCATAATAAGGGTGCTTTTTCTTAAATACAATCTTTAATCTTAAATATCCTTTTAATTTACTTTAACTTACACATTATGATAATATGTTAATATATATCTCTTAGGAGTGTAACATGGCTAATGCAAATATTAAGTTAATTGCTGAAAAAACAAATCTTTCACCGGGTACTGTATCCATTGTTCTAAATGGACGTGGTGATAAAATGCGCATTTCCGAAAAGACTCAAAACCGGGTATGGGAAGAAGCAAAATTATTAGGCTATAAGCCAAATATATATGCTCGCCGCTTAAGAAATCAATCTGCAGGGAATTCAGCTGCAATTATTGGTATTCTGTGGCCTTCTGTATATTCATCAGAATTAATAGTAAATTTCTTTGATGGAATACAAAATAGCATTTTAAATGACAAATTGAATGTAGAGGTTGTTTATAAGCCTTATCAATATTCGGAAATCTGCAAAATGGAAGATATATTTAAAAATCAGTTATTTAACGGGGTAATAGTTGTTGGAGCCTCTGACCGCGATGTTGATTATCTATATAATATAAATTCTACAATGCCTATAATACTATTTAACAGGCAAAATGATAAATATGCCACCGTGTGTGTTGATAATTATGCTACAGGTGAAAAAGTATCCCGATTACTTGCTGCTAGAGGTCATAAAAATGCAGCTTTAATATGTCCCAATCTTTTATCAAGAAATTTTAGTATGAGAAGAACAGGGTTTTTGGATGGATGTCAAAAATACGGAATTACTGTACTACCTGAGCACATTATCCATGAAACTTATGACTCCCAAGGCGGATACAGAAGTGCAGAAACTCTTTTGAGGTCTCAGCCTCTTCCCTCCGCACTTTTTTTACTTGTCTCCGGATATAGTCACGAAGTATATTCGGTTTTGCAAAAAAATGGTGTTCGTATTCCTGAAGATATAGAAATAATAGGCTGCTCAGATATCGTATCCAGCCGAATTTTAAAACCAAGTATGACTGTCATTGATTTACCAATACAAAAAATGGTAAAAAAGAGCTTGCAGCTTATCCTAGATATGATAAATGGGTATATACAAGAACCACATAATATTTTTGAGGAAGCGTATTTCATATTTCGTGAAAGCTGCGGAGGATTTCCTGACTCCGACTCAGTTATTCAAAAATAAATCCTACTTCTTTTTTATAACATAAGTAAATTTCCACATTGCGGAGTTACCCGAGTACCTTCCTCTGTTTTCAACAACTGTAACATTAGATGTATATGTAGTATTCTTGTTCGCTTTTAGTTTACTTACTAAAGAAAAACCCCAATACTTTTTACGTATTGGGGGCCTTTCCACTTGCTGACAATTATATATTATTTTTGCCCGTAGTAAGCTTTAGGGCCGTGCTTTCTCATAAAGTGCTTGTCTAGCAGCACTTGCGGCATAGGAGTTACATTAGAATTCAATTGTCTGCACTGAATAGCCATCATAGCTACTTCTTCTAAGACAACAGAATTATGAACCGCATCAGCTGCACTTTTCCCCCATGTAAAGGGTGCATGATTTTTTACAAGTACAGCAGGAATATAATTAGGATTTAAATCTTTAAAAGCCTCTATAATTACTGCTCCGGTATTTGCTTCATAATCCTTCTCAATCTCATCCTTAGTCATTTCTCGTGTACATGGTATTTCACCATAAAAGTAATCCGCATGAGTAGTTCCGTAAGGAGGAATTCCCATACCAGCCTGTGCAAAAGCAGTTGCCCATCTGGAGTGAGTGTGAGTTACACCTCCTATTTCGGGAAAAGCATTATACAAAGCAACATGTGTGGGTGCATCAGAAGAAGGCTTCAATTTACCTTCCACCACTTTACCTGTAAGGTCGATTAATACAATATCTTCAGCGGTCATAACGTCATATTCAACACCGCTTGGTTTTATTGCTATAAGTCCGCATTCTCTATCAATACCGCTTACATTTCCCCATGTATATGTTACGAGTCCTTTTTTAGGCAATTCCAAGTTTGCTTCCAGCACTTCCTGTTTGAGTTGTTCCAACATATTTTTCTACCTCATAAAATCAATTATTCCAGTCAAATGTATCAGTTCAAGGAGTTTACTGCGGCTCTTTCAATGTCCAAGCCCTTTGTATATCGTTTCATAAACTCGTTGAAACCGTTAACATCTTTTGGATCAGGCTGTACAGTCTCACCTTGACTTTCCCCAAACACATATTGTTTAAGAAAATCTTCCAAAGACTGTGAGTCTTTTTTATTAATCATATACGAAGCAAGCAGAGCAATTCCCCATGCACCGCCTTCACCCGCAGTTTGCATAACTGAAACGGTAACATTAAAGGCAGCTGCCATAATCTTCTGTCCTACTTCCTTTGTTTTAAAGAAACCGCCGTGTCCTGTAATACTATCAACTTTAACAGCTTCTTTTTGGAAAAGAATATCCAAACCGGTTTTCAATGCTCCGAGAGATGTAAACAGGTTAACCCTGATAAAGTTAGCCAGATTAAAATTACTATTGGATGAACGAACAACCATCGGACGTCCTTCTTCAAAATGAGTAATATGTTCACCTGAAATATAACCGTAGGCAAGTAGCCCTCCGCAATCGGGATCACCTTGAAGTGCCAATCCCAGCAGAGTATCATATAGCTGTGGTTTTTTCACGTCAAAGCCCAGAGCCTTAACTGCCTCAGCAAATATACCCATCCATGCATCATAATCCGATGTACAGTTATTTGAATGAACCATTCCCACAAGACTTCCGTCAGGTGTAGTCACCAAATCAATTTCCGGATACACTTTAGATAATTCCTTTTCCAGTACAACCATTGCAAAAACTGAAGTCCCAGCGGATACATTTCCTGTGCGAACTGCTACACTGTTGGTTGCAACCATTCCTGTACCTGCATCACCCTCTGGAGGACAAAGAGGTATTCCTGCTTGAAGTTCACCGGTTATATCAAGGAGCTTTGCCCCTTCTTCTGTCAATTTACCTGCTTCTGTACCCGCAACCAAAACCTTTGGAAGGATATTTTCAAGCTTCCATGAAAAATTACGGCTTTGGTTAACTTCATTAAACTGCTTAATCATACTTGAATTAAAGTCTTTTGTATTTAAATCAATTGGGAAAACACCTGATGCCTCTCCGACACCAAGAACCTTATTGCCTGTTAACTTCCAGTGTATATATCCGGCCAAAGTAGTCATAAAATCAATATCCGATACATGCTCTTCATTATTCAGTATTGCTTGGTAAAGATGAGCAATACTCCATCTCTGAGGAATTGGATAACTAAACAGCTTTGTAAGTTCTTCAGATGCCTGTGCAGTTATGGTGTTACGCCATGTTCTGAAAGGAGTCAGAAGGCTTCCCTCCTTGTCAAAAACCATATACCCATGCATCATTCCGCTAAATCCGATAGCACCGGTGGTTTTTAACCCTATACCGAACTTCTCCTTTACCTCTATAATCATTTCCTGATAGCTGTTCTGAACACCCTTCCAGATATCCTCTAAGCTGTAAGTCCAAATGTTATTGATATAACTGTTTTCCCAGTCATGACTGCCGGATGCGATAGGTGCATTATTTGCACCTATCAATACCGTTTTTATTCTTGTTGAGCCAAGTTCAATCCCAATTGTAGTCTGTCCGTTAATAATCGCATTTCGGCTTTCATTTAGTTCATGCGTCATTGTTTTCCCCCTCATGTAGCCATCTATACTTATTCAGTGAATAAATAAGATGTCATTCAGATTAACATAGATTTTATTTAAACGGATTCTCGTCCTTATAAAGCATAGATGCTGGCTGATTGAAAGCAACGTCCTCAACACCAAGAAGTTTCATTGTTGCAAACAGAACTTTACCCATGTGCTTGAAGGCTACGCCGCCATGGTGTGGGTATCTCTTAGCAATCAATACATGTCTGTAGAATCTTCCCATTTCTTTGATTGCAAATACACCTATACCACCAAATGATTTAGGATCAACATCAATGATTTCTCCCTCAGCAACATAACTTCTCAGCTGGCAGTCTGCTGTTCCCTGGAGTCTGAAGAAAGTAATTTCTCCTGGTCTTATAGTTCCTTCCAAAGTTCCTCTTGAGATATCAGGCTCCTTATCTGGTTCTAGCAATCTGTGCATGATAAGCTGATACTTCATAGAGTGGTTTTTCATCATACATGAAGGAGTATTTCCACAGTGGAAACCCATAAACAAGTCTTTAAGAGTATATCCGTTAAATAAATCCTTATTGTTTTCAAACATATCCTTAGGAACAGAGTTGTTAATATCAAGAAGAGTTGCTGGCAATTGGGTAGCACAAGTAATTATATATTCGCTTAATGCACCGTAAATGTCTGTTTCACATGCTACTGGAATTCCTTT contains:
- the araD gene encoding L-ribulose-5-phosphate 4-epimerase, encoding MLEQLKQEVLEANLELPKKGLVTYTWGNVSGIDRECGLIAIKPSGVEYDVMTAEDIVLIDLTGKVVEGKLKPSSDAPTHVALYNAFPEIGGVTHTHSRWATAFAQAGMGIPPYGTTHADYFYGEIPCTREMTKDEIEKDYEANTGAVIIEAFKDLNPNYIPAVLVKNHAPFTWGKSAADAVHNSVVLEEVAMMAIQCRQLNSNVTPMPQVLLDKHFMRKHGPKAYYGQK
- a CDS encoding xylulokinase, whose amino-acid sequence is MTHELNESRNAIINGQTTIGIELGSTRIKTVLIGANNAPIASGSHDWENSYINNIWTYSLEDIWKGVQNSYQEMIIEVKEKFGIGLKTTGAIGFSGMMHGYMVFDKEGSLLTPFRTWRNTITAQASEELTKLFSYPIPQRWSIAHLYQAILNNEEHVSDIDFMTTLAGYIHWKLTGNKVLGVGEASGVFPIDLNTKDFNSSMIKQFNEVNQSRNFSWKLENILPKVLVAGTEAGKLTEEGAKLLDITGELQAGIPLCPPEGDAGTGMVATNSVAVRTGNVSAGTSVFAMVVLEKELSKVYPEIDLVTTPDGSLVGMVHSNNCTSDYDAWMGIFAEAVKALGFDVKKPQLYDTLLGLALQGDPDCGGLLAYGYISGEHITHFEEGRPMVVRSSNSNFNLANFIRVNLFTSLGALKTGLDILFQKEAVKVDSITGHGGFFKTKEVGQKIMAAAFNVTVSVMQTAGEGGAWGIALLASYMINKKDSQSLEDFLKQYVFGESQGETVQPDPKDVNGFNEFMKRYTKGLDIERAAVNSLN
- a CDS encoding IS110 family transposase, with translation MNFRPIAGIDVGKFFSEMAILSPSNEVIARMKIHHDSSSDVERVVELLKKTEKDFDSRPFVVMESTGHYHKILFHSLCKAGLEVSIINPIQTDSIKNIGIRKVKNDKADARKIALLYRFQELKTTNIPDEDIECLRSLCRQYYKLSDELTAYKNRLTGIVDQLMLNFKDVFPNIFSKAALAVLEKYPTPAHILKANRNKLIALIQKNSRRSLKWSTAKYNLLVSKAREFAPLTVHNSSNIAMLGVYISMIRTLEDNLAKVLKTIHLLIAEDMAKDMPMLALTLELFQSLPGIGLLTAATILAEIGDFSAFSKPGKLVAYFGIDPSVMQSGEFTGTRNKMSKRGSRLLRRVLFTTALANIRTKRNKEACNPVLLEFYKQKCQSKPKKVALGAVMRKIIIYIFAVLRDRKPYQLRSPQEHAQILAAKHIAA
- a CDS encoding sugar-binding protein, encoding MGKKKSLKRFITALAVFSMVFTNFIGSWSGVSAAAAKGNPAFKQTTKELTVGQTFTLDIINKQSGATYQWSSSNKKIATVTQKGVVKAVSAGTATISCKITKNKKSTTIKAKIVVKKAAPKPAPQPAKVPVDKNGFDSKGRMVAYFGSPVIDGKVDGAWSKAQVVTPKFVTPNITTKATFKALWDDNALYILAEVKDKSLSVKSDTPYMQDSMEIFLDENNDKTQEYGLDDLHFRVNCENSQSVDTGDIARFYTATTKVKDGYIVEARVAFKTKPANNKVMGIELQINEAKDTERLGTINVFDSTGSAWNDTAKFGEILLTGKANGAVSGLNPYDLIKLIESTQKMDFTLYKNPNIVKDAIKTAQAVLADKKATQKQIDAQYSAIKAAIEKLVLTDEAANEKYFKAVPDKYRIEADKQGTIVSLEYYADNLKNGKDLKKMNVYLPYGYDASDKSKKYNVLYLMHGGGENENLIFGGPGQNKEMKKIIDNMIANGDIEPLIVVTPTFYGGKDDTALFHEELIKNVVPLVETTYNTYAKSASLEDLKASREHRAFGGFSMGSVTTWYTFIHCLDYFKYYMPLSGDCWILGEKAGSEKATLTAEYLAKVAKDSGYTPQDYYLFCATGSLDIAYPNLKPQIDAMKELKDTFIYSSDTKKGNFYFIVSDGGTHAWNWVNQYIYDILPDLFK
- a CDS encoding DUF1848 domain-containing protein yields the protein MIVSASRRTDIPAYYSDWFFNRIKEKYVLVRNPMNIHQVSKINLSPDVVDCIVFWTKNPKPIINRLNELETYNYYFQFTITSYSNDVEENLPSKNNEIIKTFKTLSDIVGPEKVIWRYDPIFINNKYTLDYHINYFEKLAKHLDNYTRTCTISFLDFYSKIKSNIKTLQVQPAQLSEKRLIAESFSKIAKNHNISINTCAEDINLNDLGITHAKCIDDKLISKIVGCPIEVGKDKNQRLECGCVASIDIGLYNTCLNGCKYCYANHSLNTVKKNYDNYDSKSPLLCSKLSANDIISIREVKSFINSQLNLIGET
- a CDS encoding LacI family DNA-binding transcriptional regulator, which encodes MANANIKLIAEKTNLSPGTVSIVLNGRGDKMRISEKTQNRVWEEAKLLGYKPNIYARRLRNQSAGNSAAIIGILWPSVYSSELIVNFFDGIQNSILNDKLNVEVVYKPYQYSEICKMEDIFKNQLFNGVIVVGASDRDVDYLYNINSTMPIILFNRQNDKYATVCVDNYATGEKVSRLLAARGHKNAALICPNLLSRNFSMRRTGFLDGCQKYGITVLPEHIIHETYDSQGGYRSAETLLRSQPLPSALFLLVSGYSHEVYSVLQKNGVRIPEDIEIIGCSDIVSSRILKPSMTVIDLPIQKMVKKSLQLILDMINGYIQEPHNIFEEAYFIFRESCGGFPDSDSVIQK
- a CDS encoding MFS transporter, which produces MSSSDNINNKSEKNISVLWSRAFIFLIAVSLITATGFNMVYTVISKYSMDIQNSLAMAGVISGIFSVAALVMRPFAGMMADFFNKKYLCIGANVVIGLSVIGYFFSSSIPVLFFFRVLHGVAFGVSSTVNIALATRFIPKERLGEGIGYYGIGQVVASIIGPNLGIYVVDKYGFQTLFIVITLLSFLGAALLLCLKYPAEENKMENVRARSKLTIDALIAKEGIIYAIIGGMFSFGNGVVSSFLILLGKERNIANVGIFFSVGAVVVFLLRLFVGRIVDKTGLAIIVNISLIVSAISMVLIGVAPTLGLLIVASVLKSIGQGGGQVSLQSESIKRVSPSRVGVATSTYYIGADIGQGLGPIIGGGISQYFNYTVMFMVCSVLLLVSMVVFNVYQRKIRYSVDGEVQQTAE